A genomic window from Methanobrevibacter sp. TLL-48-HuF1 includes:
- a CDS encoding type 1 glutamine amidotransferase produces the protein MSFELNVVDMYSDILNIYGDIGNLKCIKKRCEWRGIKFNQKSYSVNHDMDFDYDDIDLILIGGGSDRTQSIVSNDLLKQRQDLENYIENDGVILTICGSYQMFGNEYCDVNGDNVSCLEIFDIKTTSQQDRLIGDILIENNLGLEPKEVVGFENHGGRTFHNYKSLGKVISGHGNNDEDNNEGMIYKNFIGTYLHGPFLPKNPHIADYLIFNAMKNKYDVDSIEELNDEIELKAHEVMVNRLK, from the coding sequence ATGAGTTTTGAATTAAATGTTGTTGATATGTATTCTGATATTCTGAATATCTACGGGGACATAGGTAATCTAAAATGCATTAAAAAAAGATGTGAATGGAGAGGCATTAAATTTAATCAGAAAAGCTATTCTGTAAATCATGACATGGATTTTGATTATGATGATATTGACTTGATTTTAATTGGCGGAGGTTCTGACAGAACTCAAAGCATTGTTTCCAATGATTTATTGAAGCAAAGACAGGATTTAGAAAATTATATTGAAAACGATGGAGTAATATTAACTATCTGCGGAAGTTATCAGATGTTCGGCAATGAATATTGTGATGTTAACGGAGACAATGTTTCCTGTCTTGAAATATTTGATATTAAAACAACAAGTCAGCAGGACAGATTGATTGGGGATATTTTAATAGAAAATAACCTTGGTTTAGAACCGAAAGAAGTGGTTGGTTTTGAAAATCATGGTGGAAGGACATTTCATAATTATAAAAGCTTAGGCAAGGTTATATCCGGACATGGAAATAATGATGAGGATAATAATGAAGGGATGATTTATAAAAACTTCATAGGAACATATTTGCACGGACCGTTTTTACCAAAAAATCCTCACATTGCGGATTATTTGATATTTAATGCTATGAAGAATAAATATGATGTTGATTCAATTGAAGAGTTAAATGATGAAATTGAACTTAAAGCACATGAGGTTATGGTTAATAGATTAAAATGA